A region of Panthera uncia isolate 11264 chromosome D4, Puncia_PCG_1.0, whole genome shotgun sequence DNA encodes the following proteins:
- the MRPL50 gene encoding 39S ribosomal protein L50, mitochondrial, which produces MAAQSVSGVTRRGLTWIVLGAPRREFWSRFRKEKKLVVAETLEEVKKEPILVCPPLRSRTYIPPEDLQSRLESCVKEIFGSFVGNSWQDVSLEDGLLKFSFLARLADDLGHAVPNSRLHQMCRVRDVLDFYNVPIRDQSKFDELTASNLPPNVKITWGY; this is translated from the exons ATGGCGGCGCAGTCAGTGTCTGGCGTTACCAGAAGAGGCCTCACGTGGATAGTCTTAGGGGCACCACGCAGAGAATTTTGGTCTCGATTCAG aaaagagaaaaagctagTGGTGGCTGAGACACTAGAAGAAGTGAAGAAAGAGCCTATTTTGGTGTGTCCACCCTTACGAAGCCGAACATACATACCACCTGAAGATCTCCAGAGTCGTTTGGAATCTTGTGTCAAAGAAATTTTTGGTTCCTTTGTCGGTAACAGTTGGCAGGATGTGTCCCTGGAAGATGGCCTTCTGAAGTTCAGTTTCTTGGCACGTTTAGCTGATGACTTGGGCCATGCAGTGCCCAACTCCAGGCTTCACCAGATGTGCAGGGTCAGAGATGTTCTTGATTTCTATAATGTGCCTATTAGGGATCAATCTAAATTTGATGAGCTTACTGCTAGTAATCTGCCTCCCAATGTAAAAATCACTTGGGGTTACTGA